AACTCTATGTACCCCAGATTCATATTTTAGTTTAGAATATGCTCCTTGACCACTTATAGAAAATACTACTTCTTTTACTCCTCCAACTCCCACTTCTTGGAATTCAATTACATCTATTTTCCATCTATGTCTTTCCGCAAATCTTGTATACATTCTATAAAGATCTGCAGCAAAAAGTGCAGCTTCGTCTCCTCCTGCTCCACCTCTAATTTCTATAATTACATTTCTATCATCATTAGGATCTTTTGGTAAAAGTAATATTTTTAATTCTTCTTCTATTACTGGTAATTTAGATTCTAATTCACTCATTTCTTCATTCATCATTTCTTTCATATCTGGATCTTTTTCAGCCTTGATATTTTCTTTTATAAAGTCTAACTCTTCTTTAAAAGATTTGTATTCTGTATATTTTTCTACTATTGGAGTTATTTCTGTTAATGCTTTGTTATACTCAATCATTTTTTTAGTATCACAAGCAATTTCAGGAGTTCCTAATAGTTGTGTAAGCTCTTCATGTCTTCTAACTACTTCATCTAATTTTCCAAACATTCTATTCTCCTTATTTTTTCCTATTTTTACTCATATTTTAACTTATAAATTATATCATATAATTTTATTTTTATCCAGAATTAAAAAAGAGGTCCTAATCTTTACTATATTAGAACCTCTTAATTTTAAATTTTAATTCTATTTAGCTTCTTCTTCAGCTATTACTCTATTTATTTCATCTATTATTACATCTGGATTTAAACCATGAGATGATATTCCTTCTCCTAAAGATTCTCCAGCAGCTACCATACATCCAATACAACCTAATCCATATTTTCTAAAAACCATTCCTACTGCAGGATATTTTCTTGCTACTTCTAATATATTACTATCTTTAGTTACTGCGTTTGCCATATTCTCACCATTCCTTTTATTTATTAAGCTTTTCTAGAATAAGTATACCTAAATTTATAATGTTTGTCAATCAAAACTTACTATCTTCCAACAACATTTAACAAATCATGAACTCTAACTATTCCAACTAATTTTCCTTCTCTCATTACTGGTAATACAGATATTTGACTTTCTCTATTTTCCATCAAATCTAAAGCCTCAATCGCCATAATACTATCTTCAGCTGATGTAAAGTTTTTAGTCATTATATCTGATGATTTCATTTTAAAGAATTCTTCTTTTTTAGATAAGGCTCTTCTTAAATCTCCCTCTGTAATTATTCCTACCATTTTATTTTCACTGTTCATTACACAAACTGCCCCTAATCTTTTTTTAGTCATTGTTAATATTAATTCATCAACAGAATCTTTTTCATCAACTAAAGGAACCGCATCTCCTGAATGCATTACGTCTTTAACCTTCATAAGTAAACGTCTTCCTAAAGTACCACCTGGATGATAAACTGCAAAATTTTCA
This DNA window, taken from Fusobacterium sp. JB019, encodes the following:
- the prfA gene encoding peptide chain release factor 1: MFGKLDEVVRRHEELTQLLGTPEIACDTKKMIEYNKALTEITPIVEKYTEYKSFKEELDFIKENIKAEKDPDMKEMMNEEMSELESKLPVIEEELKILLLPKDPNDDRNVIIEIRGGAGGDEAALFAADLYRMYTRFAERHRWKIDVIEFQEVGVGGVKEVVFSISGQGAYSKLKYESGVHRVQRVPETESAGRVHTSTATVAVLPEIDEVEEIQSINPSELKIDTYRSGGAGGQHVNMTDSAVRITHLPTGIVVQCQDERSQLKNREKAMKHLLSKLYEMECEKQRSEVESERKLQVGSGARSEKIRTYNFPQGRITDHRIKFTVYKLEAFLDGDVEEMIDALTTFDQAEKLKNIAG
- a CDS encoding DUF1858 domain-containing protein; protein product: MANAVTKDSNILEVARKYPAVGMVFRKYGLGCIGCMVAAGESLGEGISSHGLNPDVIIDEINRVIAEEEAK